A genomic stretch from Bradyrhizobium sp. 195 includes:
- the panD gene encoding aspartate 1-decarboxylase, whose translation MQIVLMKGKIHCASVTESDLHFEGSISIDRALLDAAGILINERVELYNLETGARFATFVTEAPQGSGTVDVNGAAARLAMPGDKISIVAYASLDEADARIFRPRIVLVDRQNRIVPV comes from the coding sequence ATGCAGATTGTCCTAATGAAGGGAAAAATTCATTGCGCCTCGGTAACTGAATCCGACCTGCACTTTGAAGGCTCGATCTCGATTGATCGCGCACTGCTGGACGCGGCCGGTATCCTGATTAACGAACGCGTCGAACTCTACAACCTCGAGACGGGGGCACGCTTTGCAACGTTTGTGACAGAAGCGCCACAAGGGTCCGGCACGGTAGACGTGAATGGTGCGGCCGCGCGACTGGCGATGCCCGGAGATAAGATAAGTATCGTTGCATACGCCTCACTTGACGAGGCGGATGCAAGAATCTTCAGGCCGCGCATTGTGCTGGTTGATCGACAAAATCGCATCGTTCCGGTTTGA
- the fcl gene encoding GDP-L-fucose synthase codes for MANAPFELTGKSVYVAGHRGMVGSAIARRLAREDVQLVTVDRREVDLCNQAAVFDWFAKMRPQVIFLAAAKVGGIVANDTLRAEFIYDNIAIAANVIQAAHQNGAEKLMFLGSSCIYPKLAPQPLREDSVLSGSLEPTNEPYAIAKIAGIKMAEAYRSQYGSDFISVMPTNLYGPGDNYHPELSHVVAALIRRFHEAKVAGAKSVAVWGTGTPRREFLYVDDMADACVHLMKSYSSADLVNIGTGEDITIAEFARIVAEVVGYRGEINFDTSRPDGTPRKLLDVSHLARLGWRARTWLVDGMRQTYQAFLAVSGTSDKTRDSCSW; via the coding sequence ATGGCAAACGCACCGTTTGAGCTGACAGGCAAAAGCGTCTACGTCGCAGGTCATCGCGGCATGGTCGGCAGCGCGATTGCGCGCCGGCTCGCGCGGGAGGACGTGCAGCTCGTCACCGTGGACCGGCGCGAGGTCGATCTCTGCAACCAGGCCGCCGTGTTCGACTGGTTCGCGAAAATGCGGCCGCAAGTGATCTTCCTCGCCGCCGCAAAAGTCGGCGGCATCGTCGCCAACGACACGCTGCGCGCCGAGTTCATCTACGACAACATCGCGATCGCCGCGAATGTGATCCAGGCCGCGCATCAAAACGGCGCTGAAAAGCTGATGTTTTTGGGCTCGTCCTGCATCTATCCGAAGCTGGCCCCACAGCCGCTGCGCGAGGATTCGGTGCTATCAGGCTCGCTCGAGCCGACCAACGAGCCCTATGCGATCGCCAAGATCGCCGGCATCAAGATGGCGGAAGCCTATCGCAGCCAGTATGGCAGCGACTTCATCAGCGTGATGCCGACCAATCTCTATGGCCCCGGCGACAATTATCATCCCGAATTGAGCCATGTCGTTGCCGCGCTGATCCGCCGCTTCCACGAGGCGAAGGTCGCGGGCGCAAAGAGTGTCGCCGTGTGGGGCACCGGCACGCCACGGCGCGAGTTCCTGTATGTCGACGACATGGCGGATGCCTGCGTGCACCTGATGAAGAGCTATTCGAGCGCGGATCTTGTCAATATCGGCACTGGCGAGGACATCACAATCGCCGAGTTCGCGCGGATCGTGGCTGAGGTCGTCGGCTACCGCGGCGAGATCAATTTCGACACCTCGCGCCCCGACGGCACGCCGCGCAAGCTGCTCGACGTCAGCCATCTCGCACGCCTCGGCTGGCGCGCGAGGACATGGCTTGTAGATGGAATGCGGCAGACCTACCAGGCCTTCTTGGCGGTATCGGGTACATCGGACAAAACGAGAGACTCATGCAGCTGGTAA
- the tcuC gene encoding MFS transporter, producing the protein MSPASIAQASNAKSRIGAILRATSGNFLEQFDFFLFGFYASAIGNAFFPSGSETASLLNTFGVFWLGALMRPVGAIVLGAYIDQIGRRQGLIITLSIMAIGTVIIAFCPGYATIGIAAPAIVLFGRLLQGFSAGVEVGGVSVYLSEIATPGNRGFYTSFQSSSQQVAIFVAALIGYFLSEALPAEMVAAWGWRIPFFLGCLIVPLIFFLRRTLEETPEFLVMKTHPTAREVFASTVANWRIVILGMMMAMLTTTTFYFVTVYTPTFGKHVLQLSSQNTLLVTLLVAVTNFIWNPIGGAISDRIGRKPVLLTIAGLALVTVYPALSWLVTDPSFGKMLIVEMMFSFYFGTYSGAMLGALVEIVPKHVRTTCFSLAFALAAALFGTFTPLASTWLIDRTDDKASPGFWLMFAALLGIIAALTIYPGNTKRVAKLSRPERSNRAVSAQFTTH; encoded by the coding sequence ATGTCACCAGCGTCCATCGCGCAAGCGTCAAATGCCAAATCGCGCATTGGCGCCATCTTACGTGCGACGAGCGGCAACTTCCTCGAGCAGTTCGACTTCTTCTTGTTCGGGTTCTACGCCAGTGCCATCGGAAACGCGTTCTTTCCATCAGGAAGCGAAACCGCTTCACTGCTTAACACTTTCGGTGTGTTCTGGCTGGGGGCCTTGATGCGACCTGTTGGCGCGATTGTGCTTGGAGCCTATATTGACCAGATTGGCCGTCGGCAAGGCCTGATCATCACGCTTTCGATCATGGCTATTGGCACCGTCATCATCGCCTTTTGTCCCGGCTATGCAACAATCGGCATTGCCGCACCCGCGATCGTGCTGTTCGGACGGCTGTTGCAGGGCTTTTCTGCCGGCGTTGAGGTTGGCGGCGTTTCCGTCTACCTCTCCGAGATTGCCACTCCGGGCAACCGCGGCTTTTACACATCGTTTCAGTCCTCGAGCCAGCAGGTTGCGATCTTTGTCGCGGCTCTTATCGGATATTTTTTGAGCGAAGCACTTCCGGCCGAAATGGTTGCCGCCTGGGGCTGGCGGATCCCATTCTTCCTTGGCTGCTTGATCGTTCCGCTCATCTTCTTCCTGCGCCGGACGCTGGAGGAAACTCCGGAGTTTCTGGTCATGAAGACCCACCCAACGGCCCGCGAGGTATTTGCCTCCACAGTTGCGAACTGGCGCATTGTCATTCTTGGCATGATGATGGCGATGCTGACGACCACGACCTTCTATTTCGTCACGGTGTACACGCCTACGTTCGGAAAGCACGTATTGCAGCTGTCCTCGCAGAACACGCTCTTGGTAACGCTTTTGGTCGCCGTGACGAACTTCATCTGGAACCCAATTGGCGGCGCGATTTCTGACAGAATCGGCCGGAAGCCGGTCTTGCTGACCATTGCCGGCCTTGCCTTGGTGACTGTATATCCGGCGTTGTCTTGGCTTGTGACCGACCCAAGCTTTGGCAAGATGCTGATAGTGGAGATGATGTTCTCGTTCTACTTTGGCACCTATAGCGGCGCCATGTTGGGCGCTCTGGTCGAAATCGTGCCGAAGCACGTTCGCACAACCTGCTTTTCTTTGGCCTTCGCACTCGCCGCAGCTCTCTTTGGCACCTTTACGCCGCTCGCATCGACTTGGCTGATCGATCGGACCGACGACAAGGCTTCGCCGGGTTTCTGGTTGATGTTTGCAGCTTTGCTCGGCATTATCGCCGCACTCACGATTTATCCAGGAAACACCAAGAGAGTTGCGAAGCTGTCGCGACCCGAGCGGTCTAACCGGGCCGTAAGCGCGCAATTTACCACGCATTAG
- the glmS gene encoding glutamine--fructose-6-phosphate transaminase (isomerizing) has product MCGIVGILGRGPVADRLIDSLKRLEYRGYDSAGIGTLKGNHIELRRAEGKLRNLETRVRCHPLSGHVGIGHTRWATHGKPTEHNAHPHATDNVAVVHNGIIENFRELRAELKQHGACFASETDTEVVTHLIDFYLKDGCSPQEAVKASLPRLVGAFALAILFKGQHDLMIGARKGSPLAIGHGEGEMYLGSDAIALAPLTGLITYLEDGDWAVLNRNFSVVYDAQGTVVRREVMRSGASSFLVEKANYRHFMAKEIHEQPEVIGQTLAHYVDIATESVALPQELPFDFNEIGHISITACGTAGYAGHIGKYWFERLARIPVELDVASEFRYREAPMRKGDLAIFISQSGETADTLAALRYAKSQGLHTLSIVNVLSSTIARESGTVLQTLAGPEIGVASTKAFTCQLVVLAALAVAAGKARGELPESDEVDLVRALIEIPRLVTAALASEPQIEKLARDIAKSRDVLYLGRGTSFPLALEGALKLKEISYIHAEGYAAGELKHGPIALIDESVPVIVIAPCDRVFEKTISNMQEVAARGGKIILITDARGAAEVSMDSLATIVLPEMGTTFTSIVYAIPVQLLAYHTAILMGTDVDQPRNLAKSVTVE; this is encoded by the coding sequence ATGTGCGGAATTGTCGGCATCTTGGGGCGCGGTCCGGTCGCGGATCGTCTCATCGATTCACTGAAGCGACTGGAATATCGCGGCTATGACTCCGCGGGCATCGGAACGCTCAAAGGAAACCATATCGAGCTTCGACGCGCCGAGGGCAAGCTGAGGAACCTTGAGACACGCGTTCGCTGCCATCCGCTCTCCGGCCATGTCGGGATTGGGCACACGCGCTGGGCTACTCATGGCAAGCCGACGGAGCACAATGCTCATCCGCATGCAACGGACAATGTTGCAGTCGTCCATAACGGCATAATCGAGAATTTCCGCGAGCTGCGAGCGGAGCTAAAACAGCATGGCGCCTGCTTCGCCTCTGAAACAGACACCGAGGTGGTGACGCATCTCATCGACTTTTATCTGAAAGATGGCTGCTCGCCGCAGGAGGCAGTAAAAGCGTCGCTACCGCGGCTAGTCGGCGCGTTTGCGCTTGCAATCCTGTTCAAGGGTCAACACGACCTCATGATCGGTGCGCGCAAGGGCTCACCACTCGCGATCGGGCATGGCGAAGGCGAAATGTATCTCGGATCGGATGCTATCGCGCTCGCGCCCCTTACCGGCTTGATCACCTACCTTGAGGACGGCGATTGGGCTGTGCTCAACCGCAACTTCAGCGTGGTCTACGACGCACAAGGCACAGTTGTCCGCCGGGAGGTGATGAGATCTGGCGCGTCGTCGTTTCTCGTCGAGAAAGCAAACTACCGCCACTTCATGGCGAAGGAAATCCACGAACAGCCAGAGGTGATCGGGCAGACGCTGGCGCATTACGTCGATATCGCTACCGAGAGCGTGGCACTGCCGCAGGAGCTTCCGTTCGACTTCAACGAGATCGGACATATCTCGATCACGGCTTGCGGTACGGCAGGCTACGCCGGCCATATCGGCAAATACTGGTTCGAGCGGCTGGCTCGTATTCCGGTCGAGCTCGATGTCGCCTCCGAATTTCGGTATCGTGAGGCGCCGATGCGCAAGGGAGATCTTGCTATCTTCATCTCGCAGTCCGGCGAGACGGCCGATACGCTGGCCGCGCTCCGCTATGCCAAATCGCAAGGCCTGCATACCCTCTCGATCGTGAACGTACTGAGTTCGACCATTGCGCGCGAAAGCGGGACAGTGTTGCAGACACTCGCCGGACCTGAAATCGGCGTTGCCTCGACCAAGGCGTTCACATGCCAGCTGGTCGTCCTGGCGGCGCTTGCCGTCGCTGCTGGCAAGGCGCGCGGTGAATTGCCGGAGAGCGACGAGGTCGATCTCGTGCGAGCGCTGATCGAAATTCCGCGGCTAGTTACAGCGGCGCTCGCCAGCGAGCCGCAGATCGAGAAGCTCGCACGCGACATCGCCAAATCGCGTGACGTGCTATATCTTGGTCGCGGCACGTCGTTTCCACTGGCCCTGGAGGGGGCACTGAAGCTGAAGGAGATCTCCTATATTCACGCCGAGGGCTATGCGGCCGGAGAGCTCAAGCACGGCCCGATAGCCTTGATCGACGAGAGCGTTCCCGTAATCGTCATTGCTCCCTGCGACCGGGTGTTCGAAAAGACCATCTCGAACATGCAGGAGGTCGCCGCACGCGGCGGCAAGATTATCTTGATAACGGACGCTCGGGGAGCCGCAGAGGTATCCATGGATTCACTCGCGACGATTGTGCTGCCGGAGATGGGTACGACATTTACGTCGATTGTCTATGCGATTCCGGTGCAGCTTCTGGCCTACCACACGGCCATCCTGATGGGCACGGACGTCGACCAACCCCGAAATCTCGCGAAATCGGTAACCGTCGAATAA
- the gmd gene encoding GDP-mannose 4,6-dehydratase, which yields MSNQESKRRVALITGVTGQDGAYLAEHLLSLGYVVHGIKRRSSSFNTARVDHLYQDPHLGDVPFLMHYGDMTDSTNLIRLVQQIRPTEIYNLAAQSHVAVSFESPEYTANADGIGVLRLLEAIRILGMEKETRFYQASTSELYGLVQEIPQKETTPFYPRSPYGVAKLYGYWITVNYREAYGMFASNGILFNHESPIRGETFVTRKITRGVARIEVGLEQTLYLGNLSAKRDWGHAKDYVEGMHMILQADKPDDFVLATGEMRSVREMVELSFAQVGRRIEWGGAGVAETGIDAKSGKTVVKIDPTYFRPTEVDLLVGDASKAQQLLGWKPKRTFAQLVEEMMASDLADAKREAAHGKRTV from the coding sequence TTGTCAAACCAAGAGAGCAAACGGCGGGTCGCTCTAATCACCGGCGTGACTGGACAGGACGGCGCCTATCTCGCCGAACATCTGCTGTCGCTCGGCTATGTCGTGCACGGCATCAAGCGGCGCTCGTCCTCGTTCAACACTGCGCGGGTCGACCATCTCTACCAGGACCCGCATCTCGGGGACGTGCCGTTCCTGATGCACTACGGCGACATGACGGACTCAACCAACCTGATCCGCCTGGTGCAGCAGATCCGGCCGACCGAGATCTATAATCTCGCCGCCCAAAGCCACGTCGCCGTCAGTTTCGAGAGCCCCGAATACACCGCCAATGCCGATGGGATTGGCGTACTGCGGCTGCTCGAGGCGATCCGCATCCTCGGCATGGAGAAGGAAACCCGGTTCTACCAGGCCTCGACCTCCGAGCTCTACGGCCTCGTGCAGGAGATCCCCCAGAAGGAGACGACGCCGTTCTATCCGCGCTCGCCTTACGGCGTCGCCAAGCTCTACGGCTACTGGATCACGGTGAACTACCGCGAAGCCTACGGCATGTTCGCCAGCAACGGCATCCTGTTCAACCATGAGAGCCCGATCCGCGGCGAGACCTTCGTCACCCGCAAGATCACGCGCGGCGTCGCGCGTATCGAGGTCGGGCTCGAACAGACGCTCTATCTCGGCAATCTCTCGGCCAAGCGCGACTGGGGCCATGCCAAGGACTATGTCGAGGGCATGCACATGATCCTCCAGGCCGACAAGCCCGACGACTTCGTGCTGGCGACCGGCGAGATGCGCTCGGTGCGCGAGATGGTCGAGCTGTCCTTTGCGCAAGTCGGCCGCCGCATCGAATGGGGCGGCGCGGGTGTCGCCGAGACCGGCATCGATGCCAAGAGCGGCAAGACGGTGGTGAAGATCGACCCGACCTATTTCCGTCCGACTGAAGTCGATCTCCTCGTCGGCGACGCCAGCAAGGCGCAACAGCTGCTCGGCTGGAAGCCGAAGCGAACCTTTGCCCAGCTCGTCGAGGAGATGATGGCAAGCGATCTGGCGGACGCAAAACGGGAGGCGGCCCATGGCAAACGCACCGTTTGA
- the bioB gene encoding biotin synthase BioB: MEVEGNSGRNGAPVRRDWERAEAEGVYAQPFAELLFQAQTVHRGNFDPNHVETASLLSIKTGGCPEDCAYCAQSVHYDTGLKPTRLMDRADVVAAAQRAKAAGASRFCMAAAWRSPKDRDLDQVCDMIAAVKRVGMETCVTLGMLTPKQAARLADAGLDFYNHNVDTSPEFYRSIITTRTLQDRIDTLTRVREVGVKVCCGGILGMGEHVDDRLGMLVLLANLPNHPESVPINVWNEVNGVPVKVTAERPDPIALVRLVATARIMMPKSVVRLAAGRQYMTDELQALCFLAGANSIFVGDMLLTTKNPQLDRDASLLARLGITSGLA; the protein is encoded by the coding sequence GTGGAAGTCGAAGGCAATAGCGGCCGCAACGGCGCGCCGGTCCGCCGCGACTGGGAACGTGCCGAGGCGGAAGGGGTTTACGCGCAGCCATTTGCCGAGCTCCTGTTTCAGGCCCAGACAGTTCATCGCGGCAATTTTGACCCAAACCACGTCGAAACCGCAAGCCTGCTCAGCATCAAGACCGGCGGCTGTCCTGAAGATTGCGCCTACTGCGCACAGAGCGTGCATTACGACACTGGCCTGAAGCCGACCCGCTTGATGGATCGCGCTGATGTGGTCGCCGCCGCGCAGCGCGCCAAGGCGGCCGGGGCGAGTCGCTTCTGCATGGCCGCGGCGTGGCGCAGTCCAAAGGACCGCGACCTCGATCAGGTCTGCGACATGATTGCTGCCGTTAAACGTGTTGGCATGGAGACGTGCGTAACGCTCGGCATGCTCACGCCAAAGCAAGCCGCACGGCTCGCCGACGCCGGCCTCGACTTCTACAATCATAACGTGGACACTTCGCCGGAGTTCTACCGCAGCATCATCACTACCCGGACCTTGCAAGATCGGATCGACACTCTTACGCGCGTGCGCGAGGTGGGGGTCAAAGTCTGCTGCGGCGGCATTCTTGGCATGGGTGAGCACGTCGACGACCGTCTCGGCATGCTGGTACTGCTCGCCAATCTTCCCAACCATCCGGAAAGTGTACCGATCAACGTGTGGAACGAGGTGAATGGCGTGCCGGTGAAGGTCACGGCGGAGCGTCCCGATCCGATTGCACTGGTGCGCCTGGTGGCGACTGCGCGGATCATGATGCCCAAGAGCGTCGTACGGTTAGCCGCCGGGCGCCAGTACATGACTGATGAACTCCAAGCCCTATGCTTCTTGGCGGGTGCGAATTCCATCTTTGTCGGCGATATGTTGCTGACTACTAAAAACCCGCAACTTGACCGTGATGCAAGTTTGTTAGCCCGGCTCGGCATTACGTCTGGACTCGCTTAA
- a CDS encoding DUF7694 domain-containing protein, with protein MRKDSVERLEAGRVREGRFATAPGSGPSGLFFVQGPCGCQLKIVGFVRPGWEHVSVSTPRRSPNWEEMCFAKDMFWDEEECVMQLHPPHSQYVNNSRYCLHLWRPTRQVIPMPPAAFVGIVGLGPSEAAILFAQMSATS; from the coding sequence ATGAGGAAGGACAGTGTAGAAAGACTCGAAGCGGGGCGCGTCCGCGAGGGCCGATTCGCCACTGCACCGGGGTCTGGTCCTTCCGGTCTCTTCTTCGTGCAGGGGCCTTGTGGCTGCCAACTCAAGATCGTCGGCTTCGTCCGTCCGGGATGGGAACATGTCTCTGTGTCGACGCCACGGCGATCTCCAAACTGGGAGGAGATGTGCTTCGCCAAAGATATGTTTTGGGATGAAGAGGAATGCGTGATGCAGCTGCATCCTCCTCACTCGCAGTATGTGAATAATAGTCGCTACTGCCTGCATCTCTGGAGGCCGACCCGTCAGGTCATTCCGATGCCTCCGGCAGCCTTCGTGGGCATCGTCGGGCTCGGGCCGTCTGAAGCGGCAATTCTGTTTGCGCAGATGAGTGCGACGTCTTAG